Genomic DNA from Triticum dicoccoides isolate Atlit2015 ecotype Zavitan chromosome 4B, WEW_v2.0, whole genome shotgun sequence:
CTGCCCCGACCGCCCGGAGCAAACTTCCGGGAACGACCAGCCACAGGCCCCGGAACCACCACCGGCACCCCCAACGGCGGGGCGCACCCCTCCGAGTCGGATTCAGAGGCCGAATCCTCCAAATCGTCGAGCGCCCAGAACCGCGAGCCAAGGAAGGGCGCCGACGCCAAGGGAGCCAGAGAGGGGGACGGCGAACGCCCAGAGCAGGGGCCACAGGCCCGCGCCATCGAGGGAGGAATGGGGGCGGGGAAGAGGGAGGGCCGAGGGGGCCAAGGCCACCGGCAGGGGAGGGGACGGAGGGGGAcgaggagagggaaggggggaggagggggaaggaaagacaaCCATCGTAGCTTTGCGGAGCTGCGGGCTTTGGCCCATGACCTTTCGGGCGTCTCTCGGCGTCTCTTTTGGGTGGGCTTGGGAGCGCTTTGCTGGTCCCTTTGGACGACtaggaacaaatttactattgaacATGTGTTTCCTGCTAAACCTGCTGACTGCTTATTTCAATCATGTGCCCTCCTGCAGCAGTGGAAATCATTGACTAAGGACGACGACCATGAAGCGTTCACTGCGTTAACCTCCAAAATTTGGGCGACGGCGTCTCTTCTTTGCAGACAAACGCAGGGTGACTAAGGTCTTTTGGATGTCTGCTTGGCGTCCTCCAGTTGGGGGATTCTTCTTCCGGCCTGCGTGTCGTGTACTGGCGTGGGTGCCATGTACCAGACTTCTCCGTGTGTTGTGTTTTCTTTGGCCGCTGTTGGGCCTAGGGCTGCTGCTACTTTCCTGCGTGTTTCTGTGACCTGTCgtatggctttatttataaagtcgggtgtatgccttttctttaaaaaaatgaaGGCAAGAAATTTCGCCATCGCATTTGACTGAAGAGTTGCTGTGCGCGGTGCCTTCCATGGATAGCGTCGATAAGGACGAAGGGTACCTGGGCGGCGGCGGAGTGGGCGGCAACGTAGGCCAAGGCGTGCAGCCGCGAGGGTGGAGCTGCGAATGTCGGGTGAGGCCTGGTAATACTCACACATGGAGattggagagagagggagagacacggTATAGACCAAGGAAGGGGTGGGCGTGGTCAACACAGAGATCAGAGATGGATATCTGAATCTGCTGAATGAATCAAGCAGAGCGGGCAAACGGTGGGTGGTGCATCGGAATTCGTAAACTGTTGCAGTATCTCTATATTTTATGTAGAGTAATCAGATTAGCCATAGTGTGGGTACGTAGTGACCACTTAAGCGGCGCCCCGCAACGCTGACGCGACTCCGTCAAAATCAAAATTCTGCGATTGCCATTGCCAGCTAATATTTGAGGcgagcgtgcgtgcgtgcgtgccaaTATTATATTCTAACTCCTACTAGTAGAGTATATGCATGTCAACAACAAATGTGGATTGGACAATATCACTATGATCGATTGATGCCACAAAATGAATAAACAACTCGAGAGCTTCCAGGTTGCAAATAACAGAGGGAGACAGCGACCGATCGGTCGCTCTGGGGCAGGGCTACAAATATTGTATGTATATATCCTCTTGGCGGGACCCACCTCGATAGACTAAGGAAGCTTCCACGACGGCGACCAAGCTAGCTGTTTTTCTTTGCTTTTTTTATCTATTATTGGTGCTGAAAAAGGAAGAAGCAAGCAAGCTGAATAGATTGATCATAGATGGATGGATGGCTACTCAACATGCATGTCCACAAGTAGAAGTAGTAGCGGCGGCCGGGTTAGCGAGAaaatagtactcctactagtagtgatAATTGCGTGGTGGTGGCCACATGCAAGCCACAGGTACGTGCAGCTGCAACTGCACCCCGCAGACTAGTAGACTAGTAGATAGATACTCACATCACATGCATGTTGAGAAAATTTGGAAGTGCATCAGCATGCCATTCATTCATAATACTTATACCCTGCACAGCACAATAATAATTGTATGGAAAGCCGTTGGCATATGTACGTACAGTATATTATTGTTCTATAATAACTATCTTTTTGTTTGACGTATTGTAGTACGTACGAAACGAAACAGAGAGGCATACTATACTAGTTCTACTACATATACGTACATACAAAAGCCGTTGGCTGTTGCCGCCTGATTGCCCTCCGGTGCTGCTGCCGTGGCATGCAACAGGACGGCGAGAAAAAAAAACAGAAGGAAAACTGACTGATCGAGTGATCGGTCCATGGATGGGCGCTATTTGCAATTAACTCAAagcagagagagtgagagagcagaGGACGAGGAGGCGCCGGCAGATGAGCCAGCCGGCCATGGATGGAGCTAGCTAGCAATGGGGGAACAGCATCGGCGCCGTGCTGGCCAGCGCGGATTGGTCGtcgacatggtgatggtgatgatgatcaaAGGCCCCCATCAGCATGGTGGACGACGTGGACGGCTCGTCGGACACCCGGAGCAGCTCCTCCAGGTAGTCCGCGCCCAGGTCCTCCAGCTCCACCACGCCCGCGGACTGCACTGGCAGCAGCTGCTGTTGCGCCGGCATGGCTGCGGCCGACTGCTCCATCATCTTGGTGTTGGTGGGCTCTAGCGCCGTCTTCTTGGCCTTGTTGGGGGAGCGCTTGCGGATGGAGTGACGGCGCTTTAGGGCCAGCACAGGGGAGCCTCCCGGCACGTCGGGACGGAGCGCGAGGGTGCGGAGCGACTCCTGGACACGGTCGACGGGGTAGTTGAGCACCGCGGCGGCGCCCCGCACGGAGAAGGCGGCCTGGTCGTAGGCCATGGCGGCCGCCTCAGGGGTGTTGAAGGTGCCGAGCCAGACGCGGGCGCCCTTGCGGGTGGAGTCCCTGATCTCGGCGGCGAACTTGCCCCACGGCCGCTTGCGCACGCCGATGAGGCCCTTGGTGGCCGCCGGCGCGGGGTGTGGCTGCTGCTGCTGCGATGCACGGCGATTGGATGGGCTCTGTCCTGCGGTGGTGGGCATCCCGTGATGCTTCTGCTGCTGCTCggaggaggagtaggaggaggaggagctggttGAAGAGGAAGATGGCTCCATGTCCAATTCCAGGTCCAAGGAGTAATGGGCAGCTTCCACGTGAGAAGAAGCGCTGCCCGTCTGTATGTGCAGGAGGAGGGTGTTGAGGAGGTGCATGTCGTCGGTGTCACCCATGTCGAAGGCCGACGACATGGGTGAGGAGGTGTGGTAGTCGTCGGCCAAGGTCGGTGATGAAGTGTGGTAGCAGAGTGGCGGTGAAGCTTTGGGTttgggttgaggaggaggaggcgtggtGGTGGCACCGAAATGAACGAAGTGCTGCTCCATGGATGTATGGATGgagaagcaagcaagcaagcaagaggaagaagaaggagaagctccTCTGCTTGTTTGTTCGTAGCtccaaccaaaccaaaccaaagtgtgTTACGATGAGTATGAGCAGGGCATCTCTCCGGGCTTTTATAACCACCACCTCCTCATTTTGACTAGTCTTCTTCATGCCTTCCAGGTTCCAACACCCCCTCCCAAATGCAGAGTATGTATTTTATGCACCCATGTGTGGGGCCCATATATATATTGCTGTACTGTACACAATAGTGGATCTATTCTACATACGGGGGCTGGAGAGGTTAGCAACGCACGTGACAGTGACCCCAAAGTTGCTGAAGT
This window encodes:
- the LOC119293128 gene encoding ethylene-responsive transcription factor 1B-like — its product is MEQHFVHFGATTTPPPPQPKPKASPPLCYHTSSPTLADDYHTSSPMSSAFDMGDTDDMHLLNTLLLHIQTGSASSHVEAAHYSLDLELDMEPSSSSTSSSSSYSSSEQQQKHHGMPTTAGQSPSNRRASQQQQPHPAPAATKGLIGVRKRPWGKFAAEIRDSTRKGARVWLGTFNTPEAAAMAYDQAAFSVRGAAAVLNYPVDRVQESLRTLALRPDVPGGSPVLALKRRHSIRKRSPNKAKKTALEPTNTKMMEQSAAAMPAQQQLLPVQSAGVVELEDLGADYLEELLRVSDEPSTSSTMLMGAFDHHHHHHVDDQSALASTAPMLFPHC